A stretch of Myceligenerans xiligouense DNA encodes these proteins:
- the pgsA gene encoding phosphatidylinositol phosphate synthase, translating to MTTVLTPVARVLLRFGVTPDAVTVAGTVVVTALALTLLPLGHLLLGGLLIGFFVLLDSLDGVLARLSGQASRWGAFLDSTLDRVSDGAVFAGITLYFVLHPDVPYATWGAAAALACLALGGIVPYVRARAEAVGATAKNGFAERPDRLAIGIGPLAFTDAGLPMVAATTALTILAVASAVTVGQRMSTVRRQLVKVPQ from the coding sequence ATGACCACCGTGCTCACCCCCGTGGCCCGCGTCCTGCTGCGGTTCGGCGTCACGCCCGACGCCGTGACGGTCGCGGGCACGGTCGTCGTCACGGCGCTCGCGCTCACGCTCCTGCCCCTGGGCCACCTGCTGCTCGGCGGGCTCCTGATCGGTTTCTTCGTCCTCCTGGACTCGCTGGACGGTGTCCTCGCGCGGCTGTCCGGACAGGCCAGCCGATGGGGCGCCTTCCTGGACTCCACCCTGGACCGGGTGTCCGACGGCGCCGTGTTCGCGGGCATCACCCTCTACTTCGTGCTGCACCCCGACGTGCCGTACGCGACCTGGGGCGCGGCGGCGGCACTGGCATGTCTCGCGCTCGGCGGCATCGTCCCGTACGTGCGGGCCCGGGCGGAGGCGGTCGGCGCGACGGCGAAGAACGGCTTCGCCGAACGCCCCGACCGTCTCGCGATCGGGATCGGGCCCCTCGCGTTCACCGACGCCGGCCTTCCGATGGTGGCCGCCACCACCGCCCTCACGATCCTCGCGGTGGCGAGCGCCGTCACGGTCGGGCAGCGTATGAGCACCGTCCGCCGACAGCTCGTGAAGGTCCCTCAGTAA